The DNA segment ATCGATGCCTGCATCACCAGCCAGTTCGCGCAGCAGGCCCGCGCCATGGCGCGGCTGCCGCTGGGCGACGTGCGCCAGCATTCGCCGGCAGTGATGCTCAACATTCTTGGCGACATCTGGTTCGAGGGCGACAGCGACAACGCGCGCGAACCCGTCTGGGACAAGGTGCTGGCGCTGCGCGGCGCCAACCTGCATTTGTATGGCAAGGATGACCCGCGCCGCGGCCGCAAGATGGGGCACGTCACGTTTGTCGCGCCAAGCCTGGCAGAAGCGCAGGAAAGCTTTGACGCTGCCTGCCGCATGCTCGGCATCCCGGCCTGAACGGAACAGGCACGATGGCTGAGCTGATTCCGGATGCGGCGGCGATTGCCGCCGCTGCGCGCCTGCTGGAGCAGGGCGAACTCGTGGCGTTGCCGACCGAGACCGTCTACGGCCTGGGTGCCGATGCTGAAAATCCCCAGGCAGTCGCAAGGATCTATGCCGCCAAGGGGCGTCCGGCCAACCATCCGGTGATCGTGCATTTGGCGCCCGGGGCGGATATCGCTTACTGGGCGACCGACATTCCCGTGGAAGCGACGCGATTGATCGAGGCCTTCTGGCCGGGTCCGCTCACCCTGATTCTCAAGCGCGCTGCACATATTCCGGCTGCCGTTTCCGGCGGCCAGGACAGCGTTGGCTTGCGCTGTCCCTCGCATCCGGTGGCGCAGGCGCTGCTGCGCGAATTCAAGGGCGGCCGCGGCGGCGTGGCCGCACCCTCGGCCAACAGGTTCGGTCACGTCAGTCCGACCACCGCGCGCCATGTGCGCGATGAATTCGGCACGCCGCCGCAAGGGCCGCTGGCAGCCATCCTCGATGGCGGCCAGAGTGCCGTCGGCATCGAATCGACCATCCTGGACCTGTCCCGCATGGCAAGCCATGGGCCGGTGCTGCTGCGGCCGGGCCATATTTCGCCGCAACAGATTGCCGACGTCATCGGCGTGCTGCCGGCCTTGCCCGACGCTGCTGCACCGCGCGCTTCCGGCACCCTTGACGCACACTATGCGCCTGCTACGCCTGTGGCTTTGGTCGCTGCGGAGCAATTGCCCGGCTTGCTGGAAAATGCAGCCAGCACAGGCAAACGTATTGCGGTAATGAATCGCAGTGAATTGTCAGCAATAAATAGTGTGGCGCAATACCACATGCCGGCCACGCCAGAGGGTTATGCGCATGACTTGTATGCGGCATTACGCGCAATGGATGCAGTGCACGCTGACCTGATCGTTGTGGAAGCCCTTCCTGCGACTGCTCCCTGGCAAGGCATTAATGACCGCTTGCGCCGCGCTGCGTTCGACTCGGCAGGCATCCTTGAGCGCCTGGCCTTGACCGGTATATAAGGCTAAGGCGCATTTATTGCGCCTGCAGAAAATTATTCTGCGACGCAGAAGAGAATAGCCCCCGGCTTTTGATCAATAACTATAGTGTGAACGAGAGCACTTGCGTCTTCAAGAAGTGATGCGATACTAATTTTTTCGAATAGAACAAACGTTCTATTCGAAAAAAACTATCGAGGGGACGACAGACATGCACTCTTTCTGCGATGCTTCCGTAATGCCGCCTGTCTTACAGGCCCAGGCACTTTCCCGCTTTTCACGCAAAACAAGAATTTTGCGCTTACCCTGCTTACGCATTGTTGCCGCAGGCTCCCTGGTCACGCTGTTTGCAGTTGTTCCAGGCAGTAATGTTTACGCAAGCGGATTCGCATTAAATGAAATGAGCGCTGCCAGTCTCGGCAACGCCCATGCAGGCGCAGGGGCCGTTGCTGAAGATTTGAGCACCATCTATTTCAACCCTGCCGGATTGAGTCTTATGTCCGGGAGACAATTCCTGGTGGCGGGATCGGCGATTCGTCCCTCGGCCAAATTTTCGAATGCGGGCTCGAGGTCAGTATTGGGCACGCCTCTCGCCGGCGGCAACGGCGGCGATGCCGGTGGCTGGGCGCTGGTGCCGGCCTTGTACTATGCAATGGATCTCGCGCCCAATCTGCGTTTCGGCATCGGGCTGCAATCGCCCTTCGGCCTCAAGACGGAATACGATGCGGGCTGGGCCGGGCGGTACCAGGCGCTCAAGTCAGAAATGAAAACATTCAACATCAATCCCTCGCTGGCCTACCGCGTAAACGATTTCGTTTCACTTGGGGCCGGGGTGAGTTTCCAGTATGTTG comes from the Janthinobacterium sp. 17J80-10 genome and includes:
- a CDS encoding L-threonylcarbamoyladenylate synthase, producing MAELIPDAAAIAAAARLLEQGELVALPTETVYGLGADAENPQAVARIYAAKGRPANHPVIVHLAPGADIAYWATDIPVEATRLIEAFWPGPLTLILKRAAHIPAAVSGGQDSVGLRCPSHPVAQALLREFKGGRGGVAAPSANRFGHVSPTTARHVRDEFGTPPQGPLAAILDGGQSAVGIESTILDLSRMASHGPVLLRPGHISPQQIADVIGVLPALPDAAAPRASGTLDAHYAPATPVALVAAEQLPGLLENAASTGKRIAVMNRSELSAINSVAQYHMPATPEGYAHDLYAALRAMDAVHADLIVVEALPATAPWQGINDRLRRAAFDSAGILERLALTGI